Proteins from a single region of Thunnus maccoyii chromosome 23, fThuMac1.1, whole genome shotgun sequence:
- the gnptab gene encoding N-acetylglucosamine-1-phosphotransferase subunits alpha/beta isoform X4, with the protein MRVRQLKCQKTAEKAYTDVSREDQKFTVSRCYLTTDKEAPGLIRMQALAYLSGFPASFKETEQLRVKLPSVITNKIKQFELYSEASIALLHLNSPQDFTDLTQQAKKNLTLDGNELTISPGYLFWDLTAISQSKQDEDVSASRFEDNEELRYSLRSVERHAPWVRHIFIVTNGQIPSWLNLDNPRVTVVTHQDIFLNNSHLPTFSSPAIETHIHRIPGLSQKFIYLNDDVMFGKDVWPDDFYSHSKGQKVYLTWPVPNCAEGCPGSWIKDGYCDKACNNSACDWDGGDCSGAAGSSRFAAGVGVGGPGGAGAQVWQFGGGLGGLGGMSYCNQGCANSWLADKFCDQACNVLACGYDVGDCGQDHFGELHRVTLLRNQSLYTLPVGEIRPYFSFERVARRISEAHVSDNAVVRHTSVANKWKTIHLLLHSGFNATQIQYNLTFQREDDTEFTMSLSVVVDTREVPQANVSQTVSKDTSKEPKPTPTPEPPFPFSDVPEDKRSPKIQRRRPGEPEVVVEVPAVNVSLLPAVVRDELQKLDEKLLIGDITMKGYNLTKAELLRPFKKMTIKKDKDSQPANEGAARVNRKPYKDLEGEQLEGKHTKKEKAGNVQKNLQSKEEMPRKDAAVQDKPVTPLIKVHIDDKDPKEFVTPKPYPLKAVIERPLTSKLLSSISKIKSAEKQAEQANAAGGAPVGRRLHHFISSDRGFLPWERRKYFQNLLEEEERLQRELMYETDGAATARRLQDTFADSLRYVNKLLNGQFGFTSRKVPAHMPHMIDRLIMQELQDTFPEEFDKTSGHRVRHSEDMQFAFSYFYFLMSAQEQLNVSEVFDEIDTDHSGVLSDREIRTLATRIHELPLSLQDLTSLEQMLINCSKTLPTNLTQLHLVNPTQEAYYDPSMPPVTKGLVLHCKPITERIHKAFRDQNKYKFEIMGEDEIAFKMVRTNVSHVVGQLDDIRKNPRKFICLNDNIDHSHKDAATVKAVLRDFYESMFPLPSQFELPREYRNRFLHMEELQEWRVYRDKLKFWTHCVLVTLVVFTVMSFFAEQLILLKRKLFPRRRVNRDNNPERV; encoded by the exons TTTGAGTTGTACTCGGAGGCCAGCATCGCCCTGCTCCACCTTAACAGCCCGCAGGACTTCACTGATCTGACCCAGCAGGCTAAAAAGAACCTGACGCTGGATGGGAATGAGTTAACCATCAGTCCTGGCTACTTGTTCTGGGACCTCACTGCCATCTCACAG tCTAAACAGGATGAAGACGTCTCAGCCAGCCGATTCGAGGACAACGAGGAGCTCCGCTACTCGCTGCGCTCTGTGGAGAGACACGCCCCCTGGGTGAGACACATCTTCATCGTCACTAACGGGCAGATTCCCTCCTGGCTCAACCTGGATAACCCACGAGTTACGGTTGTCACACATCAG GATATCTTCCTGAACAACAGCCACCTTCCCACCTTCAGCTCCCCTGCTATAGAGACCCACATCCATCGCATCCCGGGGCTCTCCCAGAAGTTTATATACCTCAACGACGACGTGATGTTTGGCAAAGACGTCTGGCCGGACGACTTTTACAGCCACTCGAAGGGACAGAAG GTGTATCTCACTTGGCCTGTTCCCAACTGTGCTGAGGGCTGCCCAGGATCCTGGATCAAAGACGGGTACTGCGACAAGGCTTGCAACAACTCTGCCTGTGACTGGGATGGAGGAGACTGCTCAG GTGCAGCGGGGAGCAGTCGGTTCGCAGCTGGGGTCGGTGTCGGTGGGCCCGGTGGAGCTGGTGCACAGGTGTGGCAGTTTGGAGGTGGTCTAGGTGGTCTGGGGGGGATGTCCTACTGTAATCAAGGCTGTGCCAACTCCTGGCTAGCAGACAAGTTCTGTGACCAAGCCTGCAATGTACTCGCCTGTGGTTATGATGTAGGCGACTGTGGCCAAG ATCACTTTGGCGAGCTGCACCGTGTGACCCTGCTGAGGAATCAGAGCCTGTACACCCTCCCAGTGGGGGAGATCAGGCCGTATTTCAGCTTTGAACGAGTGGCTCGAAGAATCTCCGAGGCCCACGTCAGCGACAACGCGGTGGTGCGCCACACCTCCGTCGCCAACAAGTGGAAGACCATTCACCTGCTGCTCCATTCTGGCTTCAACGCCACCCAAATCCAATACAACCTCACCTTCCAAAGAGAGGACGACACAGAGTTTACAATGAGCTTAAGCGTAGTTGTCGACACACGTGAGGTCCCTCAGGCTAACGTGTCCCAGACTGTGAGCAAAGACACCAGCAAAGAGCCAAAGCCGACCCCAACACCAGAGCCACCGTTCCCTTTCTCAGACGTTCCTGAGGACAAAAGGAGTCCTAAGATCCAGAGGAGGCGGCCTGGTGAACCTGAGGTTGTCGTAGAAGTTCCAGCAGTGAATGTGTCACTTTTACCTGCTGTTGTGCGCGATGAGCTTCAGAAGCTGGACGAGAAACTTCTCATCGGTGACATCACTATGAAGGGTTATAATCTCACCAAGGCTGAACTGCTGAGACCTTTCAAGAAAATGACCATAAAGAAGGACAAAGATTCACAACCAGCCAATGAGGGTGCAGCCAGAGTCAACAGGAAGCCATATAAAGACTTGGAGGGAGAGCAGTTAGAGGGAAAACACACCAAGAAGGAGAAAGCCGGAAATGTACAGAAAAATCTACAGTCCAAAGAAGAAATGCCCAGAAAAGATGCGGCTGTGCAAGATAAACCTGTTACTCCTCTCATTAAAGTCCATATTGACGATAAGGATCCCAAAGAGTTTGTAACTCCCAAACCGTATCCTCTGAAGGCTGTGATCGAGAGGCCTTTGACCTCCAAGCTGCTGAGCAGCATTTCCAAAATCAAGAGCGCAGAGAAACAGGCAGAGCAGGCCAACGCCGCAGGAGGAGCTCCAGTGGGCAGGAGACTCCATCACTTCATCTCCTCTGACCGAGGCTTCCTGCCGTGGGAGAGGAGGAAGTACTTCCAAAACCTTCTTGAG GAAGAGGAGCGTCTGCAGAGAGAGCTGATGTATGAGACCGATGGTGCTGCCACTGCCCGAAGGCTGCAGGACACTTTTGCTGACTCGCTGCGCTACGTCAACAAACTGCTCAACGGCCAGTTTGGCTTCACATCCCGCAAAGTCCCTGCACACATGCCCCACATGATCGACAGACTCATCATGCAGGAGCTGCAGGACAC ATTCCCAGAGGAGTTTGACAAGACATCGGGCCACCGCGTGCGTCACTCTGAGGACATGCAGTTTGCCTTTTCATACTTTTACTTCCTGATGAGCGCTCAGGAGCAGCTCAACGTCTCTGAGGTGTTTGACGAGATCGACACCGACCACTCAGGCGTTTTGTCTGATCGTGAGATTCGAACTCTGGCCACGAGGATCCACGAGCTGCCCCTCAGCCTCCAG GACCTGACAAGTCTGGAGCAGATGTTGATAAACTGCTCGAAGACACTCCCGACTAACCTGACCCAGCTCCACCTTGTGAACCCCACTCAGGAGGCCTACTATGACCCCAGCATG CCTCCCGTCACAAAAGGCCTCGTCCTCCACTGCAAGCCGATCACTGAACGCATTCACAAAGCCTTCAGAGATCAGAACAAGTACAA GTTTGAGATCATGGGTGAGGATGAGATAGCTTTCAAGATGGTGCGAACCAATGTGTCCCATGTGGTCGGCCAGTTAGATGACATCAGGAAGAATCCCAG GAAGTTCATCTGTCTGAATGATAACATTGACCACAGCCATAAGGACGCTGCCACAGTCAAAGCTGTGCTGAGAGACTTCTATGAGTCCATGTTTCCGCTGCCGTCCCAGTTTGAACTGCCCAGAGAGTATCGCAACAGGTTCTTACACATGGAAGAGCTCCAGGAATG GCGAGTGTACCGGGACAAGCTGAAGTTCTGGACGCACTGTGTCCTCGTGACGCTCGTCGTCTTCACCGTCATGTCCTTCTTCGCCGAACAG cTGATTCTGTTAAAGCGAAAGCTGTTCCCTAGACGCAGAGTGAACAGAGACAACAACCCTGAGCGGGtgtga